One window of Helicobacter winghamensis ATCC BAA-430 genomic DNA carries:
- a CDS encoding fumarylacetoacetate hydrolase family protein codes for MRLITFLHPLSNVPQLGVAKKDLVYPFSSIFKSEIPQIYADMNVFIAHHTQEMLESLKQASAYEPLCALDSVKLLSPIPYPKQDVICLGINYLEHAKESARFKQEALDEKRENAVYFSKRVNMAVAPNAKIPAHAELTNQLDYEVELGVILGRDAYRVSKDKALEYVFGYTIINDISARNLQQKHKQWYMGKSLEGSLPMGPWIETELNPQNLSIKSYVNGELRQNSHTSLMIFDVASVICELSSYCKLQAGSILSMGTPSGVGMGFTPPKFLKSGDEVRCEIEGIGILCNVIE; via the coding sequence ATGCGTTTGATTACATTTTTGCATCCTTTAAGCAATGTTCCACAACTTGGTGTTGCGAAGAAAGATTTGGTTTATCCCTTTAGCTCTATTTTTAAAAGCGAGATTCCACAGATTTATGCAGATATGAATGTGTTTATCGCGCATCATACACAAGAAATGTTAGAATCTCTAAAACAAGCAAGTGCATATGAACCTTTGTGCGCATTAGATTCTGTGAAATTGCTATCTCCCATTCCTTACCCTAAACAAGATGTGATTTGTCTAGGGATTAATTATTTAGAGCACGCTAAGGAATCCGCGCGCTTTAAACAAGAAGCCTTAGATGAAAAAAGAGAAAATGCGGTGTATTTTAGCAAACGCGTGAATATGGCAGTGGCTCCAAATGCTAAGATTCCAGCACATGCAGAACTTACAAATCAACTAGATTATGAGGTGGAGCTTGGCGTGATTCTCGGGCGCGATGCGTATAGGGTGTCAAAAGATAAGGCTTTAGAGTATGTTTTTGGCTATACCATTATAAATGATATTTCAGCGCGCAATTTGCAGCAAAAGCATAAGCAATGGTATATGGGCAAGAGTTTAGAGGGTAGTTTGCCTATGGGACCTTGGATTGAAACAGAGTTAAATCCACAAAATTTAAGTATTAAAAGCTATGTTAATGGGGAGCTTAGGCAAAATTCGCACACTTCTTTAATGATTTTTGATGTGGCAAGTGTGATTTGTGAGCTGTCTTCTTATTGTAAATTACAAGCTGGGAGCATTCTTTCAATGGGGACGCCAAGTGGCGTTGGAATGGGATTTACACCGCCAAAGTTTCTAAAAAGTGGAGATGAAGTGCGCTGCGAGATAGAAGGAATCGGGATTTTATGCAATGTTATAGAGTAG
- the moaA gene encoding GTP 3',8-cyclase MoaA, whose translation MLVDSFGRTIDYMRISVTERCNFRCAYCMPNTPMDIGDESLDVPLESVLNFIKVATSEGVKKIRITGGEPLLRSKIVEFIANICKIAPHIDIALTTNAFLLAPIAQDLKNAGLKRINISLDSLKKENIKCISKRDGLDKILLGIQAAQKAGLKIKLNMVPLRGINDCEIVEILEYAIGLGVMVRYIEFMENTHAKSEIRGLKLVEILAHIHTKYTANIFEKEIFGPATLFKIPKENIQSILGKTLDCDYVFGVIAPHNDDFCKTCNRIRLSSEGKLIPCLYHENAIDIKEAMLQGNTQEILERLKLCISTKPEKNDWDSDTVSKRAFYQTGG comes from the coding sequence TTGTTAGTTGATAGCTTTGGACGAACCATTGATTATATGCGAATTAGTGTAACAGAACGCTGTAATTTCCGCTGTGCTTATTGTATGCCAAATACACCAATGGATATAGGCGATGAAAGCTTAGATGTGCCCTTGGAATCTGTGCTAAACTTCATTAAAGTCGCCACCAGTGAAGGAGTGAAAAAAATTAGAATCACAGGCGGCGAACCACTTTTGCGCTCTAAAATCGTAGAATTTATCGCTAATATTTGTAAAATCGCTCCTCACATTGATATTGCCCTAACCACAAACGCCTTTTTGTTAGCTCCCATAGCACAAGACTTGAAAAATGCCGGCTTGAAGCGTATTAATATCTCTCTAGATTCCTTAAAAAAAGAAAATATTAAATGTATCTCCAAAAGAGATGGACTAGATAAGATTCTACTTGGCATTCAAGCCGCGCAAAAAGCAGGATTAAAAATTAAGCTTAATATGGTGCCATTGCGCGGGATTAATGATTGTGAGATTGTAGAGATTTTAGAATACGCCATAGGTTTAGGTGTGATGGTGCGTTATATTGAGTTTATGGAGAACACGCACGCAAAGAGCGAAATAAGAGGCTTAAAGTTAGTTGAAATTCTAGCGCATATCCACACAAAATACACAGCAAATATTTTTGAAAAAGAAATTTTTGGACCCGCCACGCTTTTTAAGATTCCAAAGGAAAATATCCAAAGCATTTTAGGCAAAACGCTAGATTGTGATTATGTTTTTGGTGTGATTGCACCACATAATGATGATTTTTGTAAAACTTGCAATCGTATCCGCCTAAGTAGCGAAGGCAAACTTATTCCCTGCCTTTACCACGAAAACGCTATTGACATCAAAGAAGCAATGCTGCAAGGCAACACGCAAGAGATTTTAGAGCGCTTAAAACTCTGTATCTCCACAAAGCCCGAGAAAAACGACTGGGATAGTGATACAGTCTCTAAGCGCGCTTTTTATCAAACAGGCGGATAA
- a CDS encoding ABC-F family ATP-binding cassette domain-containing protein produces MVQITGLGMQYATKKLFENVNLKLDKGKRYGLIGANGAGKSTFLKILSGEIEHTSGDIAFDPNARLGVLGQNQFAFEDYSIKDCVLYGNKRLYDAIKEKERLYSEGDFSDSVNERLGELEMICAEEDPTYEYDVQIEKILEDLGFPSNLHENLMQTLTGGDKFKVLLAQVLFPKPDILFLDEPTNNLDLKTISYLEEQLKRHEGTLVVISHDRHFLNSVCTHILDLDFKSVREFSGNYDDWYIASTLIAKQQEMERNKKLKEKEELESFIARFSANASKAKQATSRQKQLEKLDIKNLEVSSRRDPSIVFKANRTIGNEALNIENLSFNYGDLCVLKNLNLTILPGDKIALIGRNGIGKTTFCELICENLKPTSGSIKWGATIERGYFPQNTTEQVKGDETLYEWLRGFDKKKEAGEIRNALGRMLFNGEEQEKSVNSLSGGEKHRMMLSKLMLEGGNFLVLDEPTNHLDLEAIIALGEALYKYSGNVICISHDRELIDAYANRIIEFKENNEIVDFRGSYEEYLESQNM; encoded by the coding sequence ATGGTTCAAATTACAGGGCTTGGTATGCAATATGCCACAAAAAAACTTTTTGAAAATGTGAATTTGAAATTAGATAAGGGCAAGCGCTATGGACTAATTGGAGCAAATGGAGCAGGAAAATCCACCTTTTTAAAAATCCTAAGTGGGGAGATAGAACACACAAGTGGCGATATTGCCTTTGACCCAAATGCGCGCTTAGGAGTGCTTGGACAAAATCAATTTGCTTTTGAGGATTACAGCATTAAAGATTGTGTGCTTTATGGAAACAAACGCCTTTATGATGCTATCAAAGAAAAAGAAAGATTATATAGCGAGGGGGATTTTAGCGATTCTGTGAATGAGCGTTTAGGGGAATTGGAGATGATTTGCGCCGAAGAAGACCCAACTTATGAATATGATGTGCAAATTGAAAAGATTTTAGAGGATTTAGGATTCCCTTCTAATCTCCACGAAAATTTAATGCAAACCCTAACAGGTGGCGATAAATTTAAGGTTTTGCTAGCGCAAGTGCTTTTTCCAAAGCCTGATATTCTCTTTTTAGATGAACCTACAAATAACCTTGATTTAAAGACAATTAGCTATCTTGAAGAGCAACTAAAGCGACACGAAGGCACACTTGTGGTCATCAGCCACGATAGACACTTTTTAAACAGCGTTTGCACGCATATTTTAGATTTAGATTTTAAAAGTGTGCGTGAGTTTAGCGGGAATTACGATGATTGGTATATTGCTTCTACTCTAATTGCAAAACAGCAAGAAATGGAGCGCAACAAAAAGCTTAAAGAAAAAGAAGAGTTAGAATCCTTTATTGCGCGCTTTTCTGCGAATGCGAGCAAGGCAAAACAAGCCACTTCACGCCAAAAGCAACTAGAAAAACTTGATATTAAAAACCTTGAAGTCTCAAGCCGCCGTGATCCTAGCATTGTTTTTAAGGCAAATCGCACCATTGGTAATGAAGCCCTAAACATCGAAAATCTTAGTTTTAATTATGGGGATTTGTGTGTATTAAAAAATTTAAACCTAACCATTCTGCCCGGTGATAAAATCGCACTTATTGGACGCAATGGAATTGGAAAAACTACATTTTGTGAGCTAATTTGTGAAAATTTAAAGCCAACAAGTGGAAGCATTAAATGGGGAGCAACAATTGAGCGGGGCTATTTTCCACAAAATACAACCGAACAAGTCAAAGGCGATGAAACGCTTTATGAATGGCTAAGGGGATTTGATAAGAAAAAGGAAGCAGGAGAGATTAGAAACGCACTTGGAAGAATGCTTTTTAATGGAGAAGAGCAAGAAAAAAGTGTGAATTCCCTAAGTGGTGGCGAAAAACATCGTATGATGCTAAGTAAGCTAATGCTAGAAGGGGGGAATTTTTTAGTGCTTGATGAACCTACAAACCACCTAGATTTAGAAGCCATCATCGCACTTGGTGAAGCCCTGTATAAATATAGCGGGAATGTGATTTGCATAAGCCACGATAGAGAGCTAATTGACGCGTATGCAAACCGCATTATTGAGTTTAAAGAAAACAATGAAATTGTAGATTTTCGCGGAAGCTATGAAGAGTATTTAGAATCGCAAAATATGTAG
- the uvrB gene encoding excinuclease ABC subunit UvrB, producing MFALHSQFKPSGDQPEAIKTLSSFIKKGSQYQTLIGVTGSGKTFSMAHIIQELQMPTLIMTHNKTLAAQLYSEFQGFFPKNHVEYFISHFDYYQPEAYIPRQDLFIEKDSSINEGLERLRLSATTSLLAYDDCVVVASVSANYGLGNPKEYLEMIEKFEVAQDYHQKSLLLRLVDMGYKRNDNFFDRGDFRVNGEVIDIFPAYSEEEIVRLEFFGDELESITLLDSIEKKPLKKLESFVLYAANPFIVGADRLKQAVKSIEEELHLRLKFFKEQGRMVEYERLKSRTEFDLEMIQATGICKGIENYARHLTGKKPGETPYSLLDYFAQKNQPYLLIVDESHVSLPQFGGMYAGDRSRKEVLVEYGFRLPSALDNRPLKYEEFIIKAPHFLFVSATPAQKELDLSQEHTAEQLIRPTGLLDPLYEVLEVDKQVTILYDRAKEVIARGERVLVTALTKKMAEELTKYYNDLGLRVRYMHSDIDAIERNQIIRALRAGEFDILVGINLLREGLDLPEVSLVAILDADKEGFLRSETSLIQTMGRAARNVNGRVLLFASKITPSMQKAMEITDYRRAKQEAYNKAHNIIPQSVSRKLDEDLKNQDLGMLYERAKKASKEKMPKSEREKLVKELSKQMQEAAKKLEFEEAARLRDEIAKLRAL from the coding sequence ATGTTTGCTTTGCACTCACAATTTAAGCCATCAGGCGACCAGCCAGAAGCCATTAAAACACTTAGTTCTTTTATTAAAAAAGGCAGTCAATACCAAACGCTAATTGGCGTTACAGGCAGTGGTAAAACTTTTTCAATGGCACATATCATACAAGAATTACAAATGCCAACTTTGATTATGACGCATAACAAAACTCTTGCTGCGCAGCTTTATAGCGAGTTTCAAGGCTTCTTTCCAAAAAATCATGTGGAATATTTCATTTCTCACTTTGATTATTATCAGCCAGAAGCCTATATTCCAAGACAAGATTTATTTATTGAAAAGGATTCTAGTATTAATGAAGGGCTAGAGCGATTGCGCTTAAGCGCGACAACTTCGCTTTTGGCTTATGATGATTGCGTGGTTGTGGCAAGCGTTTCGGCAAATTATGGTTTAGGAAATCCTAAAGAATATTTAGAAATGATTGAAAAGTTTGAAGTGGCACAAGATTACCATCAAAAATCTTTGCTTTTACGCCTTGTGGATATGGGCTATAAGCGTAATGATAATTTTTTTGATAGGGGGGATTTTAGAGTTAATGGGGAAGTGATTGATATTTTTCCAGCATATAGTGAAGAAGAGATTGTGCGTTTGGAGTTTTTTGGTGATGAATTAGAATCTATTACGCTTTTAGATTCCATAGAGAAAAAGCCACTTAAAAAGTTAGAATCCTTTGTGCTTTATGCGGCAAATCCTTTTATTGTGGGGGCAGATAGGTTAAAACAGGCAGTTAAAAGCATTGAAGAAGAGTTACATTTGCGCTTAAAGTTTTTTAAAGAACAAGGTAGAATGGTAGAATATGAGCGGTTAAAATCACGCACAGAATTTGACTTAGAAATGATACAAGCAACAGGGATTTGTAAGGGGATTGAAAACTACGCAAGGCATTTAACAGGTAAAAAGCCCGGGGAAACGCCTTATTCTTTGTTAGATTATTTTGCGCAAAAAAATCAACCTTATTTGTTAATTGTTGATGAAAGCCATGTTAGCTTGCCACAATTTGGAGGAATGTATGCAGGCGATAGAAGTCGCAAGGAAGTGCTTGTGGAATATGGATTCCGCTTGCCTAGCGCTTTGGATAATCGTCCGCTAAAATATGAGGAGTTTATCATAAAAGCACCGCATTTTCTTTTTGTTTCTGCAACACCTGCACAAAAAGAGCTAGACTTAAGCCAAGAACATACAGCGGAGCAGTTAATCCGTCCAACAGGTTTGCTAGATCCTTTGTATGAAGTGTTAGAAGTGGATAAGCAAGTTACAATTCTTTATGATAGGGCAAAAGAAGTGATTGCAAGGGGAGAGAGAGTGCTTGTAACTGCGCTCACTAAAAAAATGGCAGAAGAGCTAACGAAATACTACAATGATTTAGGTTTAAGGGTGCGTTATATGCACTCTGATATTGATGCCATTGAGCGCAATCAAATCATTCGCGCTTTAAGAGCAGGGGAGTTTGACATTTTAGTGGGAATCAATCTTTTGCGCGAAGGCTTAGATTTGCCAGAAGTGTCCTTAGTTGCGATTTTAGATGCGGATAAGGAAGGATTTTTAAGAAGTGAAACAAGCCTCATTCAAACAATGGGAAGAGCTGCTAGAAATGTTAATGGGCGTGTGCTGCTCTTTGCTTCTAAAATCACGCCTTCTATGCAAAAGGCTATGGAAATTACAGATTATCGTAGAGCCAAGCAAGAAGCCTATAATAAAGCCCATAACATCATACCGCAGAGTGTTTCAAGGAAGCTTGATGAAGACTTAAAAAATCAAGATTTGGGAATGCTTTATGAAAGGGCAAAAAAAGCAAGTAAGGAAAAAATGCCAAAAAGCGAAAGGGAAAAGCTTGTTAAAGAATTAAGCAAGCAAATGCAAGAAGCCGCTAAAAAGCTAGAGTTTGAAGAGGCGGCAAGGTTGCGCGATGAGATTGCAAAACTGCGCGCATTATAA
- a CDS encoding Dps family protein, whose product MSKVIQSLKQIQADSAVFYIKLHNYHWNVKGLDFHPVHSALEAMYNEAAEQMDSVAERVLQLGDKPYVTLKDMLAVSKIQEDSATSFDSKTILTKVLPDYEHFLKAFRELSDLAGEANDKASVALADEKIADLEKAIWMLKAQLA is encoded by the coding sequence ATGAGCAAAGTTATTCAAAGCCTAAAACAAATTCAAGCAGATTCCGCTGTGTTTTACATTAAATTACACAATTACCACTGGAATGTTAAAGGATTAGATTTTCACCCTGTGCATTCAGCCCTAGAAGCAATGTATAATGAAGCAGCAGAACAAATGGATTCTGTGGCGGAGCGCGTGTTACAACTTGGCGATAAACCTTATGTCACACTAAAAGATATGCTAGCCGTTAGCAAAATCCAAGAAGATAGCGCGACAAGTTTTGATTCTAAAACTATCTTAACAAAAGTTTTACCAGATTATGAGCATTTTTTAAAGGCTTTTAGAGAGCTTTCAGATCTTGCGGGCGAAGCTAACGACAAAGCAAGCGTTGCACTAGCAGATGAAAAAATCGCAGATTTAGAGAAAGCAATTTGGATGCTAAAAGCACAGCTTGCATAA
- a CDS encoding molybdenum cofactor guanylyltransferase, protein MAKFTMPCVILSGGIGKRMGGFKQDLPFLDSTLANFQAKRLRESFENVYFSAKIPIKNAFGVDTILDCDCAFKKDSTAPIFGLFSALKNLQSDIFVLSIDAPFFSCESVLNIIESDFKDKSVFAKNIKIHPLLGIYRFDVLDFIQAQIERQNYKLMDLLGIIEAEFVEIAVDQTQNLNTQQDYKEACKLIKG, encoded by the coding sequence TTGGCGAAATTTACAATGCCTTGTGTAATCTTAAGTGGTGGAATTGGGAAAAGAATGGGTGGATTTAAGCAAGATTTACCTTTTTTGGATTCCACATTGGCAAATTTTCAAGCAAAGCGTTTAAGGGAAAGCTTTGAAAATGTGTATTTTTCAGCAAAAATTCCTATTAAAAATGCTTTTGGTGTGGATACGATTTTAGATTGCGATTGTGCATTTAAAAAGGATTCCACAGCACCTATTTTTGGGTTATTTAGTGCATTAAAGAATTTGCAAAGTGATATATTCGTGCTAAGTATAGATGCGCCCTTTTTTTCTTGTGAGTCTGTTTTAAATATTATAGAATCGGATTTTAAAGATAAAAGCGTGTTTGCTAAAAATATAAAAATTCATCCACTTTTAGGGATTTATCGTTTTGATGTTTTGGATTTCATTCAAGCACAAATTGAAAGACAAAATTATAAATTAATGGATTTATTGGGGATTATTGAAGCTGAGTTTGTAGAGATTGCAGTGGATCAAACGCAAAATCTTAATACCCAGCAAGATTATAAAGAAGCCTGCAAGCTGATTAAAGGATAG
- the queF gene encoding preQ(1) synthase, which produces MESLKHLGTSTQYVFSYDKNLLETFENKHKERDYFVKFNCPEFTSLCPITGQPDFATIYISYIPELKMVESKSLKLYLFSFRNHGEFHEDCVNTILNDLVELMQPRYLEVWGKFTPRGGISIDPYANYGIPNTKYAKMAEYRLLNHDLYPENIDNR; this is translated from the coding sequence ATGGAATCTCTAAAACATTTAGGCACAAGCACGCAATATGTGTTTAGTTATGATAAAAATCTTTTAGAAACCTTTGAAAACAAACACAAAGAGCGTGATTATTTTGTGAAATTTAATTGCCCAGAATTTACAAGTCTTTGCCCAATCACAGGGCAACCAGACTTTGCAACCATCTACATTAGTTACATTCCAGAGCTTAAAATGGTGGAATCTAAATCACTCAAACTTTATCTTTTTAGCTTCCGTAACCACGGAGAATTCCATGAAGATTGTGTAAATACTATTCTTAATGATTTAGTAGAACTTATGCAACCGCGCTATTTAGAAGTATGGGGAAAATTTACTCCACGCGGGGGAATTAGCATTGATCCTTATGCAAACTATGGAATCCCAAACACAAAATATGCAAAAATGGCAGAATACCGCTTGCTAAACCATGATTTATATCCAGAAAACATTGATAATCGTTAA
- the flhB gene encoding flagellar biosynthesis protein FlhB has translation MADDAEKTEEPTARKIEKAREEGNVLKSPDVNAFLGLVVGLALVFLCFNFWVRGLGSVFEQIYQSFSQEFTRANAMSITLSLVFQVLYLLAPIFGALMLIGVIANVSQSGFLLTAKAIQPKLQKLNFITGMKNLISLKKLLDGFLITFKVLSAFIIAFFVFLGFMHELTTVALFPLGDQMLWFRDKAIILIGILLAFFLVMASVDYMIKRYQYFKSLRMSKQEVKDEFKNQEGDQQVKGKIRSLMFQAARKRMMQNIPSADVVVTNPTHYAVALRYDSKKERAPRVLAKGVDFLAQRIKEIATEHEIPIIENPPLARALYKDVDLDMEIPESLYQAMVNVLLEVKRINDRRKSV, from the coding sequence ATGGCAGATGATGCAGAAAAGACAGAAGAGCCCACCGCTCGAAAGATAGAAAAAGCGCGCGAAGAAGGGAATGTCCTAAAAAGCCCTGATGTCAATGCATTTTTGGGGCTTGTTGTGGGATTGGCGCTTGTGTTTTTATGCTTTAACTTTTGGGTGCGTGGATTAGGGAGCGTGTTTGAACAAATTTATCAAAGCTTCTCTCAAGAATTCACACGCGCAAATGCAATGTCTATAACTCTTTCTTTGGTTTTTCAAGTGCTGTATTTACTCGCACCTATTTTTGGGGCTTTAATGCTAATAGGAGTGATTGCAAATGTTTCTCAAAGTGGTTTTTTATTAACGGCAAAGGCAATTCAACCTAAACTTCAAAAACTCAATTTCATCACTGGAATGAAGAATCTAATTTCTCTTAAAAAACTTCTTGATGGCTTTTTGATTACTTTTAAGGTGCTAAGTGCCTTTATCATCGCATTTTTTGTCTTTTTGGGATTTATGCACGAGCTAACAACTGTGGCTCTCTTCCCGCTAGGTGATCAAATGCTATGGTTTAGGGATAAGGCAATTATTCTTATTGGGATTCTTTTGGCGTTTTTTTTGGTGATGGCAAGCGTGGATTATATGATTAAACGCTATCAGTATTTTAAGTCTTTGCGTATGAGCAAACAAGAAGTTAAAGATGAGTTTAAAAACCAAGAAGGGGATCAACAAGTCAAGGGTAAAATCCGTTCTTTAATGTTCCAAGCGGCAAGAAAAAGGATGATGCAAAATATCCCAAGTGCGGATGTGGTTGTAACAAACCCTACGCATTATGCTGTAGCATTGCGCTATGATAGCAAAAAAGAACGCGCGCCTAGAGTGCTTGCTAAAGGAGTTGATTTTTTAGCGCAGCGCATTAAAGAGATTGCCACAGAACACGAAATTCCTATTATAGAAAATCCCCCACTTGCTAGAGCGTTGTATAAAGATGTGGATTTGGATATGGAGATTCCAGAGTCGCTTTATCAAGCAATGGTTAATGTCTTGCTAGAAGTTAAACGCATTAATGATAGACGCAA
- the gltS gene encoding sodium/glutamate symporter, protein MVLTFNFYATLLAMVFVLLLGRLIINRSKFLRDYNIPEPVVGGIIVAILIFILYTYGNIELKFDGSLKDPLMLAFFTSIGLSADFASLKKGGKLLIGFLFIVTGLLFLQNIVGVSVATLLGVDPTVGLLGGSVTMSGGHGTGAAWADIFKNPPYSFGAAMEVAMASATFGLVMGGIIGGPVAHYLVKKHNLTLPSASMQEEAPTGFEKPEKERLITATSFIESLALIVIALFIGTEIAKLFQGGSFTLPTFVWCLFIGVVLRNVLQATKVHQVFDREVSVIGNVSLSLFLAFALMTINLWQLVSLALPMLIILACQVVMMVFYAIFVTFRFCGKDYDAAVLAAGHCGFGLGATPTAMVNMQTVTQHYGPSHTAFIVVPLVGAFFIDIINAIVISGTLKLPFFG, encoded by the coding sequence ATGGTTTTAACATTTAATTTTTATGCAACCTTGCTTGCTATGGTTTTTGTTTTGCTTCTAGGAAGATTAATCATTAATCGCAGTAAATTTTTGCGCGATTATAATATCCCAGAGCCAGTAGTTGGTGGAATCATCGTTGCAATTTTGATTTTTATCCTTTATACCTATGGAAACATTGAACTCAAGTTTGATGGCTCATTAAAAGATCCTTTAATGCTTGCATTCTTTACAAGCATTGGTTTAAGCGCAGATTTTGCTTCACTTAAAAAAGGTGGAAAACTTTTAATAGGATTTTTGTTTATTGTAACAGGATTATTATTCTTGCAAAATATCGTGGGCGTCAGTGTAGCAACACTTCTAGGTGTAGATCCTACGGTTGGACTTTTAGGCGGCTCTGTTACAATGAGTGGAGGGCATGGCACAGGTGCCGCATGGGCAGATATATTCAAAAATCCACCTTATAGCTTTGGTGCTGCAATGGAAGTGGCGATGGCAAGTGCAACATTTGGGCTTGTAATGGGTGGAATTATTGGCGGTCCAGTGGCACACTATCTTGTCAAAAAACACAATTTAACACTTCCATCAGCAAGCATGCAAGAAGAAGCACCAACAGGCTTTGAAAAGCCGGAAAAGGAACGCTTAATTACTGCAACTTCCTTTATAGAATCCCTTGCGCTAATTGTTATTGCCTTATTTATTGGAACAGAAATCGCAAAACTCTTTCAGGGTGGTAGCTTCACATTGCCAACATTTGTTTGGTGCTTGTTTATTGGAGTAGTTTTACGCAATGTTTTACAAGCAACAAAGGTGCATCAGGTATTTGATAGAGAAGTTTCAGTTATTGGAAATGTCAGTTTATCGCTATTCCTTGCTTTTGCGCTAATGACAATCAACCTTTGGCAACTTGTATCTTTAGCGCTTCCTATGCTAATCATTCTTGCTTGCCAGGTTGTGATGATGGTGTTTTATGCGATATTTGTTACTTTTAGATTTTGCGGAAAAGATTATGATGCAGCCGTTCTTGCAGCAGGGCATTGCGGATTTGGACTTGGAGCAACACCAACAGCAATGGTAAATATGCAAACTGTAACGCAACACTATGGACCAAGCCACACAGCATTTATCGTTGTTCCACTTGTAGGTGCATTTTTCATCGATATTATTAATGCAATCGTAATTAGCGGAACGCTCAAGCTACCATTTTTTGGTTAA